One Treponema primitia ZAS-1 genomic window, TCAAATTACGCTTCTAACTAAGCCCCCAAGCGGCATATGCATCGTTATGCGACAAAGGCCCCCCTATGGACCCCTCAGGACGTGGAGAACGCACAACAGGATCAGTTATCGGGGGTGGTGGTGGGAAAGATATGGGGAGGACCCCGAAGGGGAGGGTCCCCATATCTTTCTCAGCCACCAGGCCCCCATACTTCGTATTGTGCGTTCTCGAAACCAAGCTAAGGGGTCCATAGGGGGGGGAAAAAACACTTATCTTTTCCCCCCATTCTGCCGATACCTTAAGTTAGTTTTCTCTGGATCGCGTGGAAGTTTATGTTTTTTTTTGAGAAAATGTCATTTTTTATCTTTCAATTTTAGCGATTTTTCTATAGACTTACAGAAGGAAGGAGCGAATAATGGGCAGTAAGGCTAAAAATATAACCCGCATGTTAAAATTCATACTACGAAGCCTTTATCCAATTGGCGTTTTCTTTCTTTTAACTACTTCTTTGTGGGGACATGGCAAGCAAGAGAATTGGCTGCCCGTGGACGGACAAGAAATATGGCAAAAAGAATACGATATTACAAACCTCAAACGGGGAAAACATAACTTTTTGGTTCGCGCCAGGGATTCCGCGGGGAACCAAACCATCGATGGACCCTATAACATCATCGTGGACCCCAACGCCGGGCTTCCGGTTGTGCGGATCGTTTACCCCGATGCAAATGCGGTAATACGCCAGGATACGGATTTCCTCGGGGTTGCCAGCGGTCGTTTTGGGGTGGACCGGGTCACGGTTCGCCTGGACGATCAGGCGCCGGCCCTGGCGGAGGGCACCGAATACTGGAAATTCCACATCTCCACCTTTGCCCAGGACATAACCCTGATGAGCGGGGTAGTCCAGGAACGGACCCTGCAGGAGGGAAGGCATACCCTCTACGTTAAAGCCCAGGATCTTAAACGGACCGAAGGGCCGGAGCTTGAAATACCCTTCGTATACGACAGAACCCTTCCTTTGGTGGAATTCGTCGGTATAGAAACGGGTCAGCTTGTGTCGGGTAACCTAAAGCTCCAGGGGCAGGCATCGGATTTTAACGGCATTGCTACGGTGGAGTTCAGCGCCAATGGGGGCGCCACCTTTACGGAACTGGATTTTGTACGGAATAGAAAGGACCCCAAAAAGGTTAACTTTATGGTCCCCTTCAACACCACCAGATTCCCCGATGGCCAGGTTTTCTTCCAACTCCGGGCCACGGATACCACCGGCCTTATCAGTACCCAGCCCTATCTGCTCTACGTGGACAACGAACATCCGCTTATCCAGATCCTTTCCCCTGCGGATGGCGAGAATTCCCTGGGGGCTACCAGGGTTACCGGAAGAATACACGACGCCGTGGGACTTTCCAAATTCTACTACGAATGGGTGGGGGAAACCCACGAAATCCCCATACGGCCGGGGGATCCCTACTGGGATATCAATCTGAATATTTCCTACCAAAATCGTAACCCCATACTCCGGGTAACTGCGGTAGACAAAAGCAATAACACAACCGTATTGGTTAAACGCTTTTCCGATAACCGCAAGGTAAAAACCCCGGCGGTTCAAACCGATTATCCCATATCGGGGCTTAACAACCTCGAACCGGATCAGTCCATCTACGGGCGCATTGCCCCGGGCTTTATTCCCTTTTCTATCATCATGGAAGGCAGGATTGAGGAACTTCCCGCCCAGCCGGGCTTCCGGATTTCTCCGGACATGATTCCCCAGGGCAGACGCACCATACGGCTCTGGGCCAAGGCCGAAGACGGCACCGTGGGTTCTCCCTTTACCCTGCGGGTCAACAAACCCCAGGGCAGCGAGGGTGCGATAGACCCCAAACCTTCTCCAATCGTGATAACCAGCCATAAGGCGTATGACTTTGTTCGGGACCGTTCGGTTACCGTCCATGGGCACATCGCCCAGCAGAACCTCAGCAGCGGGGGAGCCGGTCTGGACGCTTCTATCCTGGAAGAGCTTTCCGCCATGACCGATATTTCCCTTGCGGCAAGCCTCTTGGAAGGCGAAGGTGGAGATACCGGCGCGGCGGAATCGACGGTGATCGACGAAGTCCCCTACTCAACCCTCATTGCCCAGGGCGGCGCCTTTAGGCTGGAATACCGGCTTAATCCCCAGGAGGACTGGAGTTCCCTGACTATCCGTGGGGACGGCAGCTTTGAGTTCCCCATCGATCTCAACTCCTTTGGGGAAGGACCCATCCATGCCGAAATACGGACCATCCAGCGGGACCTGCCCGCTATCCCCTTCTATTTCCCCCTGAACCGGGCAATATCAGAACCGGAAGTCGTCTTTATATCCCCCATTCAGGACGGAACCCCGGTTAACGGTTCCGTAACCATCACCGGCCGGGTATACTCCTACGTACCGGTCACTGCCATCGATTTTACCACCGATGACAATATTTTTACCCCCATCCCCATGAAGGCGGGGTTCGAGAAATACGAATTCTCCACCCTCTTCGATTTCACCGCCATGGACAGGGCGGGGGGCACGTTTACCCTCCGGGTAACCGATAAAAGCGGCGATACCTTTTTGGTGCCCCTTAATGTTCCGGTGGACGCCGATTCGGATAATCCGGTTATTACCTATAATAAGCCCATGGAAAGAGAGGTTATCACCGAAGATTTGACCATCACCGGTCTAGCCCGGGATGATGATGGGGTTTACGGCGTCTATTGGCGGCTTGTTAAGCGGGAAGAAAGCGGCGCCGACCGTACCCGGATGTTCGCTTGGGCGGAGGATGAGGAGGAAACTCCCGCACTCTCCACCGATTTTACCTTTATCGAAACCAAGGAGTCCTTCCGTATCGATATTCCCATGGAGTATCTCTCCGATGGTGAATGGCTTATCGAGACTTTTGGCGAGGATATTTACGGCATCCAGGGCGAGGTCTTTACCAGGACTATCCGGGTAAGTACCGCGAATCCCACGGTTACCCTAACAGACCCGGTAATGACCATCTACAACCGCGGGGTCATTTATCTCCAGGGCCACGCTACCGACAACAACGGTATCATGGGGGTCTGGGTATCCATGGATAACGGGAACTCCTACCAGCAGGCGGACGGCGCGGAGGACTGGCGGCTTACCTTAAATACCAACTTCTACGAAGACGGTGAATACGCCCTGCTCATGCGGGCCCGGGACCGTTACGACCGGGAAACCATAGACAGCGCCATGATCAACATCGATAATACTCCGCCGGAAATGGTTTTCCAGGTTCCCTATGACGACGCCTCGGTGGGCAATGATTTGGAAATTGCCGCCCGTATTCTGGATAATATCGAGATACAGGATATCACCCTGGAGGTTATCGCGGTTACGGATTCCACCTTCCGGTTAAGCTTTAACCTTGATACCACCGCTCCGGTTATACTGGAAACCCTGGATATTACCGACGCCCCCGAGGGGGCCTACAATATCCGTATTGTCGCCACGGATCTGGCGGGCAATACCGCCGTGGTCAGCAGGAACGTCACCAAAACAAACGAGGCTGCGGCATCCGAAGCGGCCTTCTTCAACCCCATGCCCGGGGAAGTACATACCGGGGTTATCAATATCAGCGGAAGAACCAAGGGTCTGAAAATACCCCAGGAAGTGCAGATTTGGGCTAACCGGGAACCACTTACCATGATCCCGGTGGATAAATACGGAAACTTCTACTTTAAATATCCCCAGGAAAAGGTGCCCGAGGACGGGTTCATAATCCTTTCCGCAAGCTTCCAAACCCCCTCGGGGGAAACGGTGCTGAGCAATGAGCATCCCATGCTCTACCGCGATACCGGACCTATCGTATCCGTAGAAAGCCATGTTGACGGCGATGTCATCAATGGGCGGCCCTGGCTCAAGGGGAAGGCCTGGATGGAATTTTCCCCGTCCCAATGGGCTTCCATGTCCAAAAATGAGCGCACCTACTATAAAGTAAGCCAGGTAATGGTAAGCTTTGACAACGGCCGGACCTTCCACCGGACTAAGGGCAGCAAGGAATGGAAATTCCGTCTGGAATGCAGCGAGCTTGGCCGGGGTCCCCTGCCCATACTGGTCCGTGCGGAATTCGCCAACGGCGAAATAGCCATACGCCGGGTGGTGGTAACCATAGACCTGGATCCGCCGGAGCTCAAGACCCTTGATCCCGAAGAGGACAGCCTCCACCGGGATACCCTCTATGTGTACGGTACCGCCAGTGAGGAATATTCCTTTGATTCGCTCATGATCAACCTGCGCCCCGGGGATAAGATGCTGTATATGATCCCGCCGATCATCCAGGGGCTTTACATTGATGGAACCGTCTTCGGCGCCACCTACGGCAGTATCGGTATGGGGATTACCTTCTTTGATAATAACGTTAAGCTCCAGTTCCAGGGAGGTCTGGCGCCCACCAGCGACGACAATACCTGGCGTTTCCCCGGAACCGTATTTGGAGTAAAGCTTATAGCAAATATTTACAACCTCCCCTTCCGGTATGTCTTTGGACCGGATTGGGAAATGTTCTCCATGACCTGGGCGCTGGGCGCCAACTTTTCCTACTTCTCCATGACAAACGCCAATGCGGGACCCCAGGTTTTGGGGGCCTTCCTGGCACAATGGGAAATAGCCCGGTTTACCTTCCCCCAGTTTAAGGCCTTCAGTGCCTACGCCTTCTTTATGGAGCCCGCCATCTGGTTCACCACCTCCGACGTGCCCGGGGACGTGGATCGTTTCACGTTCCGTATCTCCTGGGGAATACGGATGAATGTGTTCTAAACTATTAAATAAGGAGGGGTCGGGATATGGAATCCGCAAATGACGATGATGTGAACCGGCTCATGCAGGAGGAGACCGAAAAGGTTATCCACCATATAAGCGCCAAACTGCCAAAGGAAATCCTTGAGTCCCTGGATCAGAATGGGGGTTTGAAAGAAAAACTGTTCAGCTACTTTAACCAGAGTTTCCAGGCCGTTGCCCGGTATGTCCCAAAGGATATTGGGGAGCTCTTGGATCAGGTTGGCGGGGAGGATAAGTTTAACACCCGGGAAGTGGAAAAATCCCTGGTCAATATGTACGGCCACCTCCAAGGCCATATCCAGCGGGGAATAAACGAGCTGGAAAACCAGACGAACAGCCTGCTTCGGCATAACAGCGACAGCGGTGTCTTTATCCGCGGGGATAAGTCCTATACGGTGGTAAAAAGCGCCTTTCGTGACAATCCAGAAAGGCCCAAGACCGTTACGGACCTTAAACTTTGCGTCAATATCCTTGAATCGGAACTGGTCAGCCCCATATTCCACTACCAGGTAACGATGGAATACCTTATCAAGGATATCCTCTCCAAAAATATTATCGAAACCATCGATAAGGAAGTAGAAAAACTGCGGGACGAAAGGCTGGACGAGGGGCTGGATGAATTGTCCGATTCGGAAATTATCATTAATAAATTAGAGAAGGTGGAAGAATTTACCGACGACAATCCGGGACAGGCCAAGGCAAAACGGTATTCCCTCATAGCGAAGGAAATCCTTGACCGCCTTAAGGATACCCGGGCGGAAATAGATCCATCAGAATATGATCAGCTCAATATTCGGGAGAATCTTAAGAAGATCGTGGACGGCGAAAATATCCGCGACCGGGGTTTCAACACCGCGGTAAATTCCCTTACCTCTATCCTGGATAACTCCCGCCTTGGGTTCCAGTATGTGGAAAATTTTAAAAATGCCCGGGAACTCCTTATCCGCGAATACGATGACAGCGATGCTGCGGACCTCCCGGACGAGCATTACCAAATACGGATGCGTTACTACGACGGCAGCCAGATCCTTGAGGAGCGCAAGGCCTACGATGTACAAATGAAGAGCTTCGAGACCGAGATCCTCCACGTATGGGATATACTCCAGCTTATTTACGAGGACAGCAAATCCCCCTTTAAGGTGAGCGACTTCAAGGACCTCACCCTGAAAACCAAGGACCGGCTCCGAAAAATAAACAAGGGGAAACCCGATGCTCTGTACGAGGATATCGAAAAACCCTGGGACGGTCTTAGTTTTGTAAAAGCCGCTGAAACGGATGTGGAAAGGATGAACCGTACCTACACCTACGAAAAGGAACGGATCCGGCAGCGTATCGCATTGATGCGGGAAATGATCAAGGATCTCTACGGCGAATATGAGTACCCGGCGGAACGGCGTTCCCTGGAGGAGCGCTTAAATTTTCTGGAAAAAGAATATACCCGTTTCGACTACGGAATAAACCCCTATCATCTGCACCCGGGCCTGGTGCTCGACGTGGATATTACGTCGATCAAGCGGAAACGGATTACCCTGGAAGCAATGTCCAAGGCCCTCAATGAATTTCTCCAGGGAGTAGCCAAGAGTTTCCAGGACACGGCCTTCTCCGTCCCCAGCCGCCCATCCTTCCCCGCAGCCCAAGGCTTCGGCGATCTGGTTAGCAGTGTTTCCGGCGGCATCTACCTGGACCCGCCGCCACCCGCCAAACCCGCTGAAAAAAAACCCAAGGCCGCAAAGGCAGCCAAAAAACCTGACGACGACAATATCCGGGAAATATAACGGTTTATTCTTTCGGCAGGTTTGGACCAAGTACGTCGCCGGGTTTAATACCCGCACGGGTGAACCAGCCTTGGGGG contains:
- a CDS encoding Ig-like domain-containing protein gives rise to the protein MDGQEIWQKEYDITNLKRGKHNFLVRARDSAGNQTIDGPYNIIVDPNAGLPVVRIVYPDANAVIRQDTDFLGVASGRFGVDRVTVRLDDQAPALAEGTEYWKFHISTFAQDITLMSGVVQERTLQEGRHTLYVKAQDLKRTEGPELEIPFVYDRTLPLVEFVGIETGQLVSGNLKLQGQASDFNGIATVEFSANGGATFTELDFVRNRKDPKKVNFMVPFNTTRFPDGQVFFQLRATDTTGLISTQPYLLYVDNEHPLIQILSPADGENSLGATRVTGRIHDAVGLSKFYYEWVGETHEIPIRPGDPYWDINLNISYQNRNPILRVTAVDKSNNTTVLVKRFSDNRKVKTPAVQTDYPISGLNNLEPDQSIYGRIAPGFIPFSIIMEGRIEELPAQPGFRISPDMIPQGRRTIRLWAKAEDGTVGSPFTLRVNKPQGSEGAIDPKPSPIVITSHKAYDFVRDRSVTVHGHIAQQNLSSGGAGLDASILEELSAMTDISLAASLLEGEGGDTGAAESTVIDEVPYSTLIAQGGAFRLEYRLNPQEDWSSLTIRGDGSFEFPIDLNSFGEGPIHAEIRTIQRDLPAIPFYFPLNRAISEPEVVFISPIQDGTPVNGSVTITGRVYSYVPVTAIDFTTDDNIFTPIPMKAGFEKYEFSTLFDFTAMDRAGGTFTLRVTDKSGDTFLVPLNVPVDADSDNPVITYNKPMEREVITEDLTITGLARDDDGVYGVYWRLVKREESGADRTRMFAWAEDEEETPALSTDFTFIETKESFRIDIPMEYLSDGEWLIETFGEDIYGIQGEVFTRTIRVSTANPTVTLTDPVMTIYNRGVIYLQGHATDNNGIMGVWVSMDNGNSYQQADGAEDWRLTLNTNFYEDGEYALLMRARDRYDRETIDSAMINIDNTPPEMVFQVPYDDASVGNDLEIAARILDNIEIQDITLEVIAVTDSTFRLSFNLDTTAPVILETLDITDAPEGAYNIRIVATDLAGNTAVVSRNVTKTNEAAASEAAFFNPMPGEVHTGVINISGRTKGLKIPQEVQIWANREPLTMIPVDKYGNFYFKYPQEKVPEDGFIILSASFQTPSGETVLSNEHPMLYRDTGPIVSVESHVDGDVINGRPWLKGKAWMEFSPSQWASMSKNERTYYKVSQVMVSFDNGRTFHRTKGSKEWKFRLECSELGRGPLPILVRAEFANGEIAIRRVVVTIDLDPPELKTLDPEEDSLHRDTLYVYGTASEEYSFDSLMINLRPGDKMLYMIPPIIQGLYIDGTVFGATYGSIGMGITFFDNNVKLQFQGGLAPTSDDNTWRFPGTVFGVKLIANIYNLPFRYVFGPDWEMFSMTWALGANFSYFSMTNANAGPQVLGAFLAQWEIARFTFPQFKAFSAYAFFMEPAIWFTTSDVPGDVDRFTFRISWGIRMNVF
- the cfpA gene encoding cytoplasmic filament protein CfpA, translated to MESANDDDVNRLMQEETEKVIHHISAKLPKEILESLDQNGGLKEKLFSYFNQSFQAVARYVPKDIGELLDQVGGEDKFNTREVEKSLVNMYGHLQGHIQRGINELENQTNSLLRHNSDSGVFIRGDKSYTVVKSAFRDNPERPKTVTDLKLCVNILESELVSPIFHYQVTMEYLIKDILSKNIIETIDKEVEKLRDERLDEGLDELSDSEIIINKLEKVEEFTDDNPGQAKAKRYSLIAKEILDRLKDTRAEIDPSEYDQLNIRENLKKIVDGENIRDRGFNTAVNSLTSILDNSRLGFQYVENFKNARELLIREYDDSDAADLPDEHYQIRMRYYDGSQILEERKAYDVQMKSFETEILHVWDILQLIYEDSKSPFKVSDFKDLTLKTKDRLRKINKGKPDALYEDIEKPWDGLSFVKAAETDVERMNRTYTYEKERIRQRIALMREMIKDLYGEYEYPAERRSLEERLNFLEKEYTRFDYGINPYHLHPGLVLDVDITSIKRKRITLEAMSKALNEFLQGVAKSFQDTAFSVPSRPSFPAAQGFGDLVSSVSGGIYLDPPPPAKPAEKKPKAAKAAKKPDDDNIREI